A single genomic interval of Helianthus annuus cultivar XRQ/B chromosome 6, HanXRQr2.0-SUNRISE, whole genome shotgun sequence harbors:
- the LOC118479561 gene encoding uncharacterized protein LOC118479561, protein MRDSIEAAQLQTIEEVYRLAASLNSNCVRDKQFATPAPSKSANQVTQQSGGGKNNKKKAQGSGCNAITPAANPTAKPAPTTAATNPAAPEAKKQYTGSHPKCATCNYHHPAISACRLCTNCNRYGHTNPYCRQANPAQQAQQASAQAALPAPPAPLQNPKPVNAVRACYKCGDTTHLHNQCPQLNQDQQPAARGERSTSMQIRLEMTMTLSMLPESFSVEVANGKSILVNSIVRDCSLILNDHVFSVDLICMRLGSFDFIIGMDWLRKNHAEIVCHEKLVRLPLPSGDTLIVYGDRPSKRLRLMSCTQASRSLRKQNPAFLVHVVEQKGKGKKISDVPVVCDFTDVFPEDLPGLPPPRSVDFRIDLVPGATPVARAPYHLAPSEMQELSSQLQELIDKGFIRLSA, encoded by the exons atgcgtgattctattgaagcagCTCAACTGCAAACTATTGAAGAAGTCTATCGTTTGGCAGCAAGTTTGAACAGCAATTGTGTGCGTGATAAACAGTTCGCTACTCCTGCCCCGTCCAAGTCTGCGAATCAAGTTACCCAGCAGTCAGGCGGCGGCAAGAACAATAAAAAGAAAGCTCAGGGATCCGGATGTAATGCTATTACTCCTGCTGCAAACCCTACTGCTAAACCTGCTCCTACTACTGCTGCTACTAACCCTGCTGCTCCCGAAGCTAAGAAGCAATACACTGGGTCTCATCCCAAGTGTGCAACCTGCAACTACCATCATCCTGCCATTTCTGCATGTCGTCTGTGCACCAACTGTaatcgctatggtcacacgaATCCCTACTGTCGTCAAGCTAACCCTGCACAGCAAGCTCAGCAAGCCTCAGCTCAGGCAGCTCTACCTGCACCTCCAGCACCTCTGCAGAATCCCAAGCCAGTCAACGCTGTTCGTGCATGCTATAAGTGTGGAGATACTACCCACCTCCATAACCagtgtcctcagctgaaccaggaCCAGCAGCCAGCCGCTCGTGGAGAGCGTTCAACCTCAATGCAAATCAGGCTCGAAATGACAATGACGTTGTCAATG TTACCTGAGTCGTTCTCTGTTGAAGTCGCCAATGGTAAGTCGATTCTTGTAAATTCTATCGTGCGTGATTGTTCCTTGATTCTTAACGATCACGTCTTCTCTGTTGATCTTATATGCATGCGGTTGGGTAGCTTTGATTTTATtatcggtatggactggttgCGTAAGAACCATGCTGAGATTGTTTGTCATGAGAAACTTGTTCGCCTTCCTCTTCCCTCTGGTGATACTTTGAtcgtctatggagaccgaccttcaaagAGATTGAGATTGATGTCATGCACACAAGCGAGCAGAAGCTTACGTAAACAGAACCCTGCCTTCTTGGtccacgtggtggaacaaaagggcaaggggaagaaAATAAGCGACGTTCCAGTGGTGTGTGACTTcactgatgtctttcctgaagatcttcctggtcttcctcctcccAGATCCGTTGACtttcgtattgatcttgtacctggtgcgactcctgtcgccaGGGCTCCTTACCATcttgcaccttctgagatgcaagaattatctagtCAACTTCAGGAGTTAatcgataagggtttcattcgtctaa GTGCTTGA